In Gemmatimonadota bacterium, a single window of DNA contains:
- a CDS encoding cold-shock protein, with translation MRTTGTVKWFNDAKGFGFVTPANGEKDCFVHHSAIQGSGFKTLSEGETVEFDIVQGQKGPAAENVTRSGR, from the coding sequence ATGCGTACGACTGGCACCGTGAAGTGGTTCAATGACGCCAAGGGCTTCGGTTTCGTGACCCCGGCGAACGGCGAGAAGGACTGCTTCGTTCATCACTCGGCCATTCAGGGCAGCGGCTTCAAGACGCTGAGCGAAGGCGAGACGGTGGAGTTCGACATCGTGCAGGGGCAGAAGGGACCGGCGGCGGAGAACGTGACGCGCAGCGGTCGCTAA